In Pararge aegeria chromosome 17, ilParAegt1.1, whole genome shotgun sequence, one genomic interval encodes:
- the LOC120631245 gene encoding LOW QUALITY PROTEIN: dehydrogenase/reductase SDR family protein 7-like (The sequence of the model RefSeq protein was modified relative to this genomic sequence to represent the inferred CDS: deleted 2 bases in 1 codon), with amino-acid sequence MSYMDKVIVVTGASLGIGAAVALKFAKEGAKVAIVGRNYRKLDYVENINYNLKYTVLHLASDKAKSITGTYFVIDNGFLLTMQ; translated from the exons ATGAGTTATATGGATAAGGTTATAGTTGTGACTGGTGCTAGTTTAGGAATAGGTGCCGCAGTTGCTCTTAAATTCGCTAAAGAAGGAGCAAAGGTCGCTATCGTTGGAAGGAATTACCGAAAACTAGATTATGTGGAAAATAT TAACtacaacttaaaatatacagttttGCACCTGGCAAGTGATAAGGCAAAAAGTATCACAGGCACATAT TTTGTTATTGACAATGGATTTCTACTtacaatgcaataa